A single genomic interval of Orcinus orca chromosome 19, mOrcOrc1.1, whole genome shotgun sequence harbors:
- the LYRM9 gene encoding LYR motif-containing protein 9, translated as MAPLPGAELVQRPLQLYRYLLRCCRQLPTKGIQEHYKHAVRQSFRVHSDEDSPERIQQIIKRAIEDADWILNKYKKQN; from the exons ATGGCCCCGCTACCGGGGGCAGAGCTGGTCCAGAGGCCGCTGCAGCTCTACCGATACCTGCTGCGCTGTTGCCGGCAGCTGCCAACCAAGGGCATCCAGGAGCATTATAAGCATGCTGTCAGGCAG AGTTTCCGAGTTCATTCGGATGAAGACAGCCCTGAGAGGATCCAGCAGATTATTAAAAGAGCCATTGAAGATGCTGACTGGATCCTGAACAAG tataagaaacaaaactga